The proteins below come from a single Chryseobacterium sp. MA9 genomic window:
- a CDS encoding DUF3575 domain-containing protein: MKKAFILIPCFLFSALGAQETQNSSGEKMNIIKTNVTAYAFRNINLSYERVINQWFSVNIGFGTMPEGKVPFINAFLKDEDEKRFQNLRVKATNFTIEPRFYIGKGYGKGFYFAPYYRYSSVTSNTFDFYYDYNGPNSITYQIPLRGQGDTNGNSGGLMVGVQFFLTRSQNLVLDFWIAGAHYGSGKGDFTMTSDYILTPDMQAQLKKEIEDLDIPFVKYTVETNANGARIKVDGPWAGFRSGLSIGYRF, encoded by the coding sequence ATGAAAAAAGCATTCATATTAATTCCCTGCTTTCTTTTTTCAGCATTGGGAGCTCAGGAAACTCAAAACAGTTCAGGAGAAAAGATGAATATCATCAAAACCAATGTCACAGCTTATGCTTTCAGAAACATTAACCTGTCTTATGAGCGGGTCATCAACCAGTGGTTTTCAGTGAACATCGGTTTCGGAACAATGCCGGAAGGAAAAGTACCGTTCATCAATGCCTTTCTGAAAGACGAAGATGAAAAAAGATTCCAGAATCTTAGGGTAAAAGCTACCAATTTTACCATAGAACCGAGGTTTTATATCGGTAAAGGCTATGGAAAAGGATTTTATTTTGCACCTTATTATCGGTATTCAAGTGTTACTTCCAATACTTTTGATTTTTATTATGATTACAATGGTCCTAATTCAATTACTTATCAAATCCCGCTTAGAGGCCAGGGAGACACTAATGGAAACAGTGGCGGCCTGATGGTGGGAGTACAATTCTTTTTAACAAGGAGTCAGAATCTTGTACTGGATTTTTGGATTGCAGGAGCACACTACGGAAGTGGAAAAGGTGATTTTACCATGACCTCAGATTATATATTAACTCCTGACATGCAGGCTCAGCTTAAAAAAGAAATTGAAGACCTGGATATTCCTTTTGTAAAGTATACGGTAGAAACCAATGCCAATGGTGCCAGAATAAAAGTGGATGGTCCTTGGGCGGGCTTTAGAAGCGGGCTTTCCATTGGATATAGATTTTAA
- a CDS encoding TonB-dependent receptor domain-containing protein — protein sequence MKKTIYTIFFLCGAFAFAQEKKNDTADVAATKEIQEVILKSQRKKQFADKAVYTFDKEALERARYAKDLLRTLPELQLDPVSNTITSTKGGTTLFLINGIEATDMQIRSVTPSEVVKVEYYDIPPARWATRADTVVNILTRSTETGYVFGADVSTALNTGFVNGSAYANYTKGKNNFGLEYSLNLRDYNDRRVNSIYDYQLNGKHYRSDENRKDHFGYTFQNVALRYTRLVPDDYAFQAKLNMDIFSRFSKGVGQSIFSEDDLKEEHAMFKNNGSDYVIPKLDLYYSKKIGEKDELSINVVGSHYTTNTSETAREWIVGSGLSVYDNDMVLKAKQTSLVGELAHTHDFEAGKLSSGYRISRSSISNDLNNLAGYSQYSVNYLEQYFYTEFAGKVNEFSYRIGAGLTNIHNKSAENTFDEWTFTPKVILAYQLKNNQNLRFTASYNPVSPWSNALSSNVVQLAPNIVQRGNPFLESQQVFSNNLTYSFNNKYFDFNAGLFYRYTNRVINQYYVQDDVLGGYALTYENGKNGQRYGVQLTGSYKPFGNSLFVIKAVITPTSETVKTSTGALIKNDYLGNYFSLSSEYKSFSLQYQFNIPVYSLSGAFLNTNENQNNIFVSYKHKNWTFSTGMYWIGMPSEYKTKSLPESLVDYKVHTQIMNNKSMFILGLSYDFSKGKKTEIQRKLNNETAPAATF from the coding sequence ATGAAAAAAACTATTTATACCATATTCTTTCTTTGTGGAGCTTTTGCTTTTGCCCAGGAGAAGAAAAACGATACAGCCGATGTTGCAGCAACAAAAGAGATCCAGGAAGTTATTTTAAAATCACAACGTAAAAAACAGTTTGCGGATAAAGCAGTTTATACTTTTGATAAAGAGGCATTGGAAAGAGCACGCTATGCAAAAGATCTGCTCCGTACCCTTCCTGAATTACAGTTGGATCCGGTATCGAATACCATTACCAGTACGAAAGGAGGAACTACACTATTTCTTATCAACGGGATTGAAGCTACAGATATGCAGATCCGAAGCGTTACACCCAGTGAGGTTGTGAAAGTTGAGTATTATGATATTCCACCGGCAAGATGGGCAACAAGAGCAGATACTGTAGTTAATATTCTGACGAGATCCACAGAAACGGGATATGTGTTCGGGGCTGATGTTTCTACAGCGTTGAATACAGGATTTGTGAATGGTTCTGCTTACGCCAATTATACAAAAGGGAAAAATAATTTCGGTTTAGAATATTCCCTGAATTTAAGAGATTATAATGACAGAAGAGTAAACAGTATCTATGATTACCAGCTGAACGGAAAGCATTACCGTTCTGATGAAAACAGGAAAGATCATTTCGGATATACTTTTCAGAATGTTGCTTTACGTTATACAAGACTTGTTCCCGATGATTATGCTTTTCAGGCCAAACTGAATATGGACATTTTCAGCAGATTTTCAAAAGGAGTAGGGCAGAGTATCTTTAGTGAAGATGATCTGAAGGAAGAACATGCGATGTTTAAAAATAATGGTTCAGATTATGTGATTCCTAAGCTGGATCTTTATTACTCCAAAAAGATTGGTGAAAAAGATGAGCTGAGCATTAATGTAGTAGGTTCTCATTATACGACCAATACTTCAGAAACTGCCAGGGAATGGATTGTAGGTTCGGGACTTTCGGTATATGATAATGATATGGTTTTAAAGGCAAAGCAAACGAGTCTGGTAGGAGAGCTTGCCCATACTCATGATTTTGAAGCAGGAAAACTATCATCCGGATATCGTATTTCAAGGTCTTCTATTTCCAATGATCTGAATAACCTTGCCGGATATTCTCAATACAGTGTCAATTATCTGGAGCAGTATTTTTATACCGAATTTGCTGGAAAGGTGAATGAATTCAGTTACCGCATTGGAGCTGGTCTTACAAATATTCACAACAAAAGTGCAGAGAATACTTTTGATGAATGGACTTTTACTCCAAAGGTTATTTTAGCCTATCAACTTAAAAACAATCAGAACCTTCGTTTTACAGCAAGTTATAATCCGGTAAGCCCCTGGAGTAATGCTTTGAGTAGTAACGTGGTACAGCTGGCTCCCAATATTGTCCAAAGAGGAAATCCCTTTTTAGAATCTCAGCAGGTATTTTCTAACAACCTGACCTATTCTTTTAATAACAAGTATTTTGACTTTAATGCAGGTCTGTTTTACCGATATACCAACAGGGTAATCAATCAGTATTATGTTCAGGATGATGTATTGGGAGGTTATGCACTCACTTATGAAAACGGGAAAAACGGGCAGCGATACGGAGTACAGCTTACAGGATCTTATAAGCCTTTCGGGAATAGCCTGTTTGTAATAAAAGCTGTGATTACACCTACTTCTGAAACGGTAAAAACCAGTACCGGCGCTTTGATTAAGAATGATTATTTAGGAAATTATTTTTCGCTTTCCTCAGAATATAAATCTTTCTCACTTCAGTATCAGTTCAATATTCCGGTGTATAGTCTTAGCGGTGCTTTCCTGAACACGAACGAAAATCAGAATAATATTTTTGTAAGCTATAAACACAAGAACTGGACGTTTTCTACAGGTATGTACTGGATAGGAATGCCTTCAGAGTACAAAACGAAAAGTTTACCGGAAAGCTTAGTTGA